From Triticum urartu cultivar G1812 chromosome 2, Tu2.1, whole genome shotgun sequence, a single genomic window includes:
- the LOC125534534 gene encoding peroxidase 66-like: MASSSSMLAVLATLALLLSPAASALSSTLSPDFHAETCPQLDGIVRAAVQAALTSEIAIAAGLVRIYFHDCFPQGCDASILLNSTSARETALGPNLSIQPRAMQLVESIRSTAHAACGPVVSCADITLLATRAAVVASGGPTFPVPLGNLDSPAPASQDKVFDLPSPATASVAALVQSFGTRGLGDVADLVALSGAHTIGRSQCGSFSDRSQRADDTFSRKLAANCSKNPDRLQNLDVITPDLFDNGYYKALGFNQGVFTSDMALVKNKTTAPIVKQFAASKDAFFAQFAKSMTKLASVPKPAGNVGEIRRFSCLRTNAQSIVLIDTAVDAVDEEEGFAASA, translated from the coding sequence ATGGCGAGCAGCAGCTCAATGCTGGCCGTCCTAGCCACCCTGGCCCTGCTGCTCTCCCCAGCCGCCTCAGCCCTGTCGTCCACGCTGTCCCCGGACTTCCACGCGGAGACGTGCCCGCAGCTGGACGGCATCGTGCGCGCGGCGGTGCAGGCCGCCCTCACGAGCGAAATCGCCATCGCCGCTGGCCTCGTCCGCATCTACTTCCACGACTGCTTCCCGCAGGGCTGCGACGCCTCCATCCTCCTCAACTCCACCTCCGCCCGCGAGACGGCGCTGGGCCCCAACCTCAGCATCCAGCCGCGCGCCATGCAGCTCGTCGAATCCATCCGCTCCACGGCGCACGCCGCCTGCGGGCCCGTTGTCTCCTGCGCCGACATCACCCTGCTCGCCACCCGCGCCGCCGTCGTCGCCTCCGGGGGTCCCACCTTCCCCGTGCCCCTCGGCAACCTCGACAGCCCCGCCCCGGCGTCACAGGACAAGGTGTTCGACCTCCCGTCGCCGGCCACCGCCAGCGTCGCCGCTCTGGTGCAGTCCTTCGGCACCAGGGGACTCGGCGACGTGGCCGACCTCGTGGCGCTCTCGGGCGCGCACACCATTGGTCGGTCGCAGTGTGGGTCCTTCTCCGACCGGTCTCAGCGCGCCGACGACACCTTCTCGAGGAAGCTCGCCGCCAACTGCAGCAAGAACCCGGACCGTCTGCAGAACCTGGACGTGATCACCCCGGACCTGTTCGACAACGGGTACTACAAGGCGCTGGGGTTCAACCAGGGCGTGTTCACCTCCGACATGGCGCTGGTCAAGAACAAGACCACCGCGCCCATCGTGAAGCAGTTCGCCGCGAGCAAGGACGCCTTCTTCGCGCAGTTCGCCAAGTCGATGACCAAGCTCGCCAGCGTGCCCAAGCCGGCGGGCAACGTCGGGGAGATCCGCCGCTTCAGCTGCCTGAGGACCAACGCCCAGAGCATCGTCCTCATCGACACCGCCGTCGACGCTGTCGATGAGGAGGAGGGCTTCGCTGCTTCCGCATGA